In the Anastrepha obliqua isolate idAnaObli1 chromosome 1, idAnaObli1_1.0, whole genome shotgun sequence genome, one interval contains:
- the LOC129235388 gene encoding pre-mRNA-processing factor 17 → MLGIKNYGSSSESDTEAEEGTNKSEEACDNRNSMSHLKPVDPALSLAKSLAICAAPHVVPMGATAVSRTIDPTVKEVMYNPKFEELYAPIQGPENPNLTEQMRAPRNTLSGYVEKAHINAFEFENQRRTFHTYGYALDPTVDEAADGKSFVGDLQSAYNDEGKTVFESPKPKKKRKQDKNDNPEDIEGFVGPWGKYKDEQSVARPNEQEKAELEEILAKRHRRNRIVEDKPLEEKSVLHIKDAYDYQGRSYLHAPHDLGINLRSTSAPNKCFLPKAHIHTWTGHTKGISSIRWFPQTAHLLLSGSMDCRVKLWEVFGERRCVRTFSGHRQAIKDIAWNNKGTKFLSASYDRYIKMWDAETGEVISRFTARKMPFCVKFHPDNNKQHLFVAGTSDKKIICWDTRSGDIVQEYDRHLGAVNTITFVDENRRFVTTSDDKSMRIWEWDIPVDMKYIADPTMHSMPAVTLAPNSKWLACQSLDNKIVIFSALNRFKMNRKKTFSGHMVSGYACQLDFSPDMSYLVSGDGDGKCYIWDWKTTKMYKKWQAHEGVCISTMWHPHEASKVVTAGWDGLIKYWD, encoded by the exons ATGTTGGGCATAAAGAACTATGGCTCTTCATCAGAAAGTGATACAGAAGCAGAAGAAGGCACCAATAAATCCGAGGAAGCATGTGATAATAGAAATTCCATGTCGCATCTCAAGCCTGTCGATCCCGCACTGTCGCTCGCCAAGTCTTTGGCAATTTGCGCAGCACCTCATGTTGTACCTATGGGTGCTACTGCAGTTTCGCGTACCATCGATCCCACTGTGAAAGAAGTGATGTATAATCCAAAATTTGAAGAATTGTACGCACCTATCCAAGGTCCAGAAAACCCGAATTTGACAGAACAAATGCGTGCTCCTCGAAACACCCTTTCTGGATATGTGGAAAAAGCACATATTAATGCCTTTGAATTTGAGAACCAGCGACGCACATTTCACACTTACGGTTATGCGTTGGATCCTACAGTCGACGAAGCTGCAGATGGGAAATCATTTGTAGGTGATTTACAATCTGCCTACAATGACGAGGGTAAAACCGTATTTGAGTCACCAAAGCCGAAAAAGAAACGTAAACAAGATAAAAACGACAACCCAGAAGATATCGAAGGTTTTGTCGGACCATGGGGTAAGTACAAAGATGAACAATCGGTAGCGCGTCCGAACGAGCAGGAGAAGGCAGAATTGGAGGAGATTTTAGCGAAAAGACACAGGCGCAATCGTATTGTAGAAGACAAACCGTTGGAAGAAAAGTCAGTGCTACATA TCAAAGACGCCTACGATTACCAAGGGCGTTCGTATTTGCATGCGCCACACGATTTGGGTATAAATTTACGTTCAACGTCTGCACCCAATAAATGCTTCTTGCCGAAAGCGCACATACACACTTGGACGGGACACACCAAAGGTATTTCATCTATACGCTGGTTTCCACAAACAGCGCATTTGCTGCTGTCCGGTTCCATGGATTGTCGCGTAAAATTGTGGGAGGTGTTTGGCGAACGACGCTGTGTGCGCACTTTCTCTGGTCACAGGCAAGCTATAAAAGATATTGCATGGAATAACAAAGGCACCAAATTCCTCTCCGCTTCCTATGATCGTTATATAAAAATGTGGGATGCGGAAACTGGCGAAGTTATATCACGCTTTACAGCGCGAAAAATGCCCTTCTGCGTCAAATTTCATCCGGACAATAACAAGCAACACCTATTCGTAGCAGGCACCTCTGACaagaaaattatttgt TGGGACACACGCAGTGGCGACATTGTGCAAGAATATGATCGTCATTTGGGCGCTGTCAACACAATCACATTCGTTGATGAGAATCGACGTTTCGTTACCACCTCCGATGACAAATCGATGCGTATTTGGGAATGGGACATTCCCGTCGATATGAAATACATAGCCGATCCTACAATGCATTCCATGCCAGCTGTAACGCTTGCTCCAaatagcaaatggttggcaTGCCAATCACTAGATAATAAAATTGTGATATTCTCTGCATTGAATCGTTTCAAAATGAATCGTAAGAAAACATTTAGTGGGCATATGGTTTCTGGTTATGCTTGTCAGTTAGATTTTTCACCAGACATGAGTTATTTAGTTAGCGGTGATGGAGATGGCAAATGTTATATATGGGACTGGAAAACAacgaaaatgtacaaaaaatggCAGGCACACGAGGGTGTCTGCATTAGTACAATGTGGCATCCACACGAAGCGAGCAAAGTGGTAACAGCCGGCTGGGATGGCCTCATCAAGTACTGGGATTAA
- the LOC129235453 gene encoding transmembrane protein 181 isoform X1, whose translation MSKPPTDTSGLGYSYHLPSGGLLLRLKNSLSQFSDLFSEFNRYIAPAYHHDRCERSVHMRLYSMQKREFVMVFLGFLICFGLAIVIGLTGPPITSTSAITAKSILANTSLANSKTVLATGPFAMKSPLMTTYSQQLWLIAKLVTDNNDDEKYDKSFQVNIGIDGITEQHKPLSILRADLVRNRTRHLSCIRNDCEEFTILHLGFLEYAHYIITVRFYGLETFHLKYNIRSITFYFKTYSPEFTQIEIWFRFIFLLFTFIVICWYAHTLRKYPIFDWSIEQKWMSILLPLLLLYDNPFFPLIFLMNSWLPGMLDAVLQATFLCSLLMFWLCIYHGLRQNERRFIRFYLPKVIVILPIWLCAIVLATWEKCNELRDPTYSHFVDTRNYNGFKLFFYIAGCMYILYLALLVLRAYTELRSMPYFDMRLKFLTLLMLFVISISIIVTTCRFGFGILEDNFVATLNTTYQSSAQFMCFYGLLNFYLYTMAYVYSPNGRFSQEISVTKDNPAFSMINDSDEEVVYGSEDESRRPLTVGNKNDYDSD comes from the exons ATGTCCAAACCGCCCACAGACACCTCCGGTCTGGGTTATTCATACCACCTGCCATCCGGTGGTTTACTTTTACGTCTCAAGAATTCCCTCTCACAATTTAGCGATCTGTTCAGTGAGTTCAATAGATACATTGCGCCGGCCTACCATCATGACCGGTGCGAGCGTTCTGTACATATGCGCCTCTATTCGATGCAGAAGCGCGAATTTGTCATGGTCTTTTTGGGATTTCTCATATGTTTCGGTTTGGCAATTGTAATTGGCCTCACCGGACCGCCCATCACCAGCACATCGGCAATCACAGCCAAAAGTATACTTGCAAATACATCGTTGGCTAATAGTAAAACAGTGCTGGCCACAGGACCATTTGCAATGAAATCACCACTGATGACCACATACTCGCAGCAACTGTGGCTAATTGCCAAATTAGTGACAGACAACAATGATG atgaaaAATATGATAAGAGTTTTCAAGTGAACATCGGTATAGATGGCATAACAGAGCAGCACAAGCCTCTGAGCATTCTGCGCGCAGATTTGGTTCGCAATCGTACGCGTCACTTGTCCTGCATTCGGAACGATTGTGAGGAGTTTACTATTCTGCACTTGGGATTTCTAGAATATGCGCATTACATCATCACTGTACGCTTCTATGGCCTGGAGACATTCCATCTGAAGTATAATATAAGGAGTATAACCTTTTAC TTCAAAACATATAGTCCCGAATTTACACAAATTGAAATATGGTTCCGCTTCATATTTCTTCTCTTCACATTCATTGTAATT TGCTGGTATGCGCACACATTACGCAAATATCCCATCTTCGATTGGTCCATCGAACAGAAATGGATGTCAATATTGCTGCCACTGCTCCTATTGTATGATA ATCCTTTCTTTCCATTGATTTTCCTGATGAACTCTTGGCTCCCTGGCATGTTGGATGCCGTGCTGCAAGCCACATTCCTCTGCTCGTTGCTGATGTTCTGGCTTTGCATATAccatggcttacgtcaaaacgAAAGGCGTTTCATAAGGTTCTACCTGCCAAAGGTCATCGTTATACTACCTATATGGTTGTGTGCCATTGTATTGGCCACTTGGGAGAAATGCAACGAGCTACGCGATCCCACCTACAGTCACTTTGTGGACACTCGAAATTATAAT gGCTTCAAGCTGTTCTTCTACATTGCTGGCTGTATGTATATACTGTACCTGGCCTTATTAGTTTTACGCGCCTACACTGAGCTTAGATCGATGCCTTACTTTG ATATGCGTCTGAAATTCTTAACGCTGTTAATGCTTTTCGTCATTTCGATTTCGATAATTGTCACAACGTGCCGCTTTGGCTTCGGTATATTGGAGGATAATTTTGTGGCCACACTTAATACCACCTATCAAAGCTCGGCGCAGTTTATGTGTTTCTATGGTCTTTTAAACTTCTATCTGTATACCATGGCGTATGTTTATTCGCCAAATGGACGCTTTTCGCAAG AAATCTCTGTTACCAAAGATAATCCAGCATTTTCGATGATTAACGATTCTGACGAGGAGGTGGTTTATGGCTCAGAGGATGAATCACGACGTCCTCTTACCGttggaaacaaaaatgattATGATAGCGATTAA
- the LOC129252981 gene encoding YLP motif-containing protein 1-like: protein MAAAAFQQRHQQRQQQQQHNEMQQRLQAQHLLPPPPLPPPHMVWPPLNGDGMASMLPPPLNQQLHQQQQQQQQHQQHRSLVAPSLPPPPLLHGTHEMPHLGVGDSSLYHQQANHIADQGLLPPSFGCPPTMQTMPPTHTHQQQPYFDFFNNKMSLLN from the coding sequence ATGGCAGCCGCAGCCTTTCAGCAACGCCATCAGCAgcgacagcaacagcagcaacataaTGAAATGCAACAACGCTTGCAAGCGCAACACTTGTTGCCGCCACCCCCGCTGCCGCCTCCGCATATGGTTTGGCCGCCGTTGAATGGCGATGGAATGGCTAGTATGTTGCCGCCTCCACTCAATCAGCAATtgcatcaacaacaacagcagcaacaacaacaccaacagcatCGTTCATTAGTGGCGCCTTCATTGCCGCCGCCGCCCCTGTTGCATGGCACGCACGAAATGCCTCATCTAGGTGTTGGAGATTCGTCCTTATACCACCAACAGGCGAACCATATTGCGGACCAAGGCCTACTGCCGCCGTCCTTCGGCTGTCCTCCAACGATGCAAACCATGCCGCCCACGCATACACATCAACAACAaccatattttgattttttcaacaataaaatgaGTCTGCTGAATTGA
- the LOC129235453 gene encoding transmembrane protein 181 isoform X2 encodes MSNIRFRVHGQFKNSFDEKVEMNDLFSEFNRYIAPAYHHDRCERSVHMRLYSMQKREFVMVFLGFLICFGLAIVIGLTGPPITSTSAITAKSILANTSLANSKTVLATGPFAMKSPLMTTYSQQLWLIAKLVTDNNDDEKYDKSFQVNIGIDGITEQHKPLSILRADLVRNRTRHLSCIRNDCEEFTILHLGFLEYAHYIITVRFYGLETFHLKYNIRSITFYFKTYSPEFTQIEIWFRFIFLLFTFIVICWYAHTLRKYPIFDWSIEQKWMSILLPLLLLYDNPFFPLIFLMNSWLPGMLDAVLQATFLCSLLMFWLCIYHGLRQNERRFIRFYLPKVIVILPIWLCAIVLATWEKCNELRDPTYSHFVDTRNYNGFKLFFYIAGCMYILYLALLVLRAYTELRSMPYFDMRLKFLTLLMLFVISISIIVTTCRFGFGILEDNFVATLNTTYQSSAQFMCFYGLLNFYLYTMAYVYSPNGRFSQEISVTKDNPAFSMINDSDEEVVYGSEDESRRPLTVGNKNDYDSD; translated from the exons ATGTCCAATATCAGATTTCGAGTTCACGGCCAGTTCAAAAACAGTTTTGATGAGAAAGTGGAAATGAA CGATCTGTTCAGTGAGTTCAATAGATACATTGCGCCGGCCTACCATCATGACCGGTGCGAGCGTTCTGTACATATGCGCCTCTATTCGATGCAGAAGCGCGAATTTGTCATGGTCTTTTTGGGATTTCTCATATGTTTCGGTTTGGCAATTGTAATTGGCCTCACCGGACCGCCCATCACCAGCACATCGGCAATCACAGCCAAAAGTATACTTGCAAATACATCGTTGGCTAATAGTAAAACAGTGCTGGCCACAGGACCATTTGCAATGAAATCACCACTGATGACCACATACTCGCAGCAACTGTGGCTAATTGCCAAATTAGTGACAGACAACAATGATG atgaaaAATATGATAAGAGTTTTCAAGTGAACATCGGTATAGATGGCATAACAGAGCAGCACAAGCCTCTGAGCATTCTGCGCGCAGATTTGGTTCGCAATCGTACGCGTCACTTGTCCTGCATTCGGAACGATTGTGAGGAGTTTACTATTCTGCACTTGGGATTTCTAGAATATGCGCATTACATCATCACTGTACGCTTCTATGGCCTGGAGACATTCCATCTGAAGTATAATATAAGGAGTATAACCTTTTAC TTCAAAACATATAGTCCCGAATTTACACAAATTGAAATATGGTTCCGCTTCATATTTCTTCTCTTCACATTCATTGTAATT TGCTGGTATGCGCACACATTACGCAAATATCCCATCTTCGATTGGTCCATCGAACAGAAATGGATGTCAATATTGCTGCCACTGCTCCTATTGTATGATA ATCCTTTCTTTCCATTGATTTTCCTGATGAACTCTTGGCTCCCTGGCATGTTGGATGCCGTGCTGCAAGCCACATTCCTCTGCTCGTTGCTGATGTTCTGGCTTTGCATATAccatggcttacgtcaaaacgAAAGGCGTTTCATAAGGTTCTACCTGCCAAAGGTCATCGTTATACTACCTATATGGTTGTGTGCCATTGTATTGGCCACTTGGGAGAAATGCAACGAGCTACGCGATCCCACCTACAGTCACTTTGTGGACACTCGAAATTATAAT gGCTTCAAGCTGTTCTTCTACATTGCTGGCTGTATGTATATACTGTACCTGGCCTTATTAGTTTTACGCGCCTACACTGAGCTTAGATCGATGCCTTACTTTG ATATGCGTCTGAAATTCTTAACGCTGTTAATGCTTTTCGTCATTTCGATTTCGATAATTGTCACAACGTGCCGCTTTGGCTTCGGTATATTGGAGGATAATTTTGTGGCCACACTTAATACCACCTATCAAAGCTCGGCGCAGTTTATGTGTTTCTATGGTCTTTTAAACTTCTATCTGTATACCATGGCGTATGTTTATTCGCCAAATGGACGCTTTTCGCAAG AAATCTCTGTTACCAAAGATAATCCAGCATTTTCGATGATTAACGATTCTGACGAGGAGGTGGTTTATGGCTCAGAGGATGAATCACGACGTCCTCTTACCGttggaaacaaaaatgattATGATAGCGATTAA